Proteins from a genomic interval of Microbacterium imperiale:
- a CDS encoding LacI family DNA-binding transcriptional regulator — translation MSATLQDVAALAGVSIKTVSNVVREYQHVRPSTRARVQAAIDELGYVPHSLARRLATGRTGMIAFALPAIETPYFAELAAVVSTEIGGFDYRLLIEQTAGGLADERAVLRGREQGLIDGLIFQPTVLDAEAIEQLRGSTPLVLLGEIAAPPTVDHVMVDNIAAARAATFHLLHSGRTRIAFLGHVPTGGHATAGLRARGYLSALADSGAHRDDDLLIPMTGFGAFAAEAAVVDALEAGVRFDGLVCFDDLAAIGAMKALARSGRVVPDDVGVVGWDDILMSQFTSPGLTTVRPDKSALTRTAFRMLRERMDGADGPGRHELVGFDLVVRGSTAS, via the coding sequence ATGTCGGCGACTCTCCAGGACGTGGCGGCACTCGCCGGCGTCTCGATCAAGACGGTGTCGAACGTCGTGCGCGAGTACCAGCACGTGCGGCCGTCGACCCGGGCCCGAGTGCAGGCCGCCATCGACGAACTCGGCTACGTGCCGCACAGCCTCGCGCGCCGCCTGGCCACCGGCAGGACGGGCATGATCGCCTTCGCGCTGCCCGCGATCGAGACCCCCTACTTCGCGGAACTCGCCGCCGTCGTCTCGACGGAGATCGGCGGGTTCGACTACCGCCTGCTCATCGAGCAGACCGCGGGCGGCCTCGCCGACGAACGTGCGGTGCTGCGCGGACGCGAGCAGGGGCTGATCGACGGGCTCATCTTCCAGCCGACGGTGCTCGACGCCGAGGCCATCGAGCAGTTGCGCGGATCGACCCCCCTCGTCCTGCTCGGCGAGATCGCCGCACCGCCCACGGTCGACCACGTGATGGTCGACAACATCGCCGCCGCTCGTGCCGCGACGTTCCACCTGCTGCATTCGGGGCGCACCAGGATCGCCTTCCTCGGCCACGTCCCGACCGGGGGCCACGCCACCGCGGGGCTGCGGGCGCGGGGCTACCTCTCGGCGTTGGCGGACTCGGGGGCGCACCGCGACGACGACCTGCTCATCCCGATGACCGGGTTCGGCGCCTTCGCCGCCGAGGCGGCCGTCGTCGATGCACTCGAGGCGGGCGTGCGCTTCGACGGTCTCGTGTGCTTCGACGACCTCGCGGCGATCGGCGCGATGAAGGCCCTGGCTCGATCGGGTCGCGTGGTCCCCGACGACGTCGGAGTGGTCGGCTGGGACGACATCCTCATGTCGCAGTTCACGAGTCCGGGTCTGACGACGGTGCGTCCCGACAAGTCGGCGCTGACCCGCACGGCGTTCCGGATGCTGCGCGAACGCATGGACGGCGCCGACGGACCCGGTCGACACGAGCTCGTCGGATTCGACCTCGTCGTTCGCGGCAGTACGGCGAGCTGA
- a CDS encoding GntR family transcriptional regulator, with protein sequence MLDGEQPVVLPAEELLQPTTQTSPLWVRLSRGLEGAIASGALPPGARLENEVSMSERLSLSRPTVRRAIQELVDKGLLVRRRGVGTQVVHGSVARQIDLTSLHDDLQRSGRVPSTRVLDVTFARVGSEIADQLGVDPTSRVLKIRRVRYADAVPIAVLENYLPETFADITAERLAEVGLYHELRDRGVTLRVARQRIGARRASVDEGLLLDIGRGAPVLTMDRTAYDADGAAVEYGHHCYRPDLYGFEMTLVDR encoded by the coding sequence GTGCTTGACGGCGAACAGCCGGTCGTCCTGCCGGCCGAAGAGCTGCTTCAGCCTACGACCCAGACCTCACCGTTGTGGGTCCGGCTTTCGCGGGGACTCGAAGGCGCGATCGCGTCGGGAGCGCTGCCCCCGGGAGCCCGGCTCGAGAACGAGGTGTCGATGAGCGAGCGCCTGTCGCTCTCGCGTCCCACCGTGCGTCGCGCGATCCAGGAACTCGTCGACAAGGGTCTGCTCGTGCGGCGTCGCGGCGTCGGCACGCAGGTCGTCCACGGCTCCGTCGCACGGCAGATCGACCTGACGAGCCTCCATGACGATCTGCAGCGCTCCGGCCGCGTGCCGTCGACGCGCGTGCTCGATGTCACCTTCGCCCGCGTCGGCTCCGAGATCGCCGACCAGCTGGGCGTCGACCCCACCTCGCGCGTCCTCAAGATCCGCCGCGTGCGGTACGCCGACGCCGTGCCGATCGCGGTGCTCGAGAACTACCTGCCCGAGACGTTCGCCGACATCACGGCCGAGCGACTCGCAGAGGTCGGCCTGTACCACGAGCTGCGGGACCGCGGTGTGACGCTGCGGGTCGCACGCCAGCGGATCGGCGCGCGCCGGGCGAGCGTCGACGAGGGCCTGCTGCTCGACATCGGGCGGGGCGCCCCCGTGCTCACCATGGACCGCACCGCCTACGACGCCGACGGCGCCGCCGTCGAGTACGGCCACCACTGCTATCGGCCCGATCTGTACGGCTTCGAGATGACCCTCGTCGACCGGTGA
- a CDS encoding ABC transporter substrate-binding protein produces MKRKYVVAAFTATVVTAAGLTGCSAGEGNGGDGTDGPVTITILESKQTNIDAISKEIPGFEAAMKEQGKDITVELIPDLLTDEQLKTKLTQQLIAGQAPDVLDINENMAIAWSSAGYLAPLDDYLEDWDGWSHYYPAVKEAMTRQDGQIYSLPSGAGVLNLFYRKDILEQIGVDTSQPETWDELIDRLVEVKEATGDTPIVVPAGTAWGGGTWGEGFQPLLGGTDTDYYDSETGTWDLESPGWLAVFELYADLVSNGLMPVEDLQNPNPWEPTKYVKFPEGDIQVAAQGTWGWKFDWGPDGATPIEGLTEKVSTWQWPGLRDGDEPYGWSSTGGGYAISQDSEHKEAAFEFIKYLSSGKPLAEQLVASGAASARDDLDDVAPYSEEPQLLQAGEDLANSVFVVTGDGADQIGQAVATATELILSGSANGQQAYEAFVKDATELLGPSLVKE; encoded by the coding sequence ATGAAGCGCAAGTATGTCGTCGCTGCGTTCACGGCCACCGTGGTCACCGCGGCGGGACTCACCGGCTGCTCCGCCGGAGAAGGCAACGGCGGTGACGGTACCGACGGCCCCGTGACGATCACCATTCTGGAGAGCAAGCAGACCAACATCGATGCGATCTCGAAGGAGATCCCCGGCTTCGAAGCGGCGATGAAGGAGCAGGGCAAGGACATCACGGTCGAGCTCATCCCCGACCTCCTCACCGACGAGCAGCTGAAGACCAAGCTCACGCAGCAGCTGATCGCGGGACAGGCGCCCGACGTCCTCGACATCAACGAGAACATGGCCATCGCGTGGTCGTCCGCCGGCTACCTCGCGCCGCTCGACGACTACCTCGAGGACTGGGACGGCTGGAGCCACTACTACCCGGCCGTGAAAGAGGCCATGACCCGGCAGGACGGTCAGATCTACAGCCTGCCGTCGGGCGCCGGCGTGCTGAACCTCTTCTACCGCAAGGACATCCTCGAGCAGATCGGTGTCGACACCTCGCAGCCCGAGACCTGGGACGAGCTGATCGACCGACTCGTCGAGGTGAAGGAGGCCACGGGCGACACGCCGATCGTCGTCCCGGCCGGAACCGCCTGGGGCGGCGGGACGTGGGGCGAGGGCTTCCAGCCCCTCCTCGGCGGCACCGACACCGACTACTACGACAGCGAGACCGGGACCTGGGACCTCGAGAGCCCCGGCTGGCTCGCCGTCTTCGAGCTCTACGCCGACCTCGTCAGCAACGGTCTGATGCCGGTCGAGGATCTGCAGAACCCGAACCCGTGGGAGCCGACGAAGTACGTGAAGTTCCCCGAGGGCGACATCCAGGTCGCCGCGCAGGGCACGTGGGGCTGGAAGTTCGACTGGGGCCCCGACGGTGCGACCCCGATCGAGGGCCTGACCGAGAAGGTCTCGACCTGGCAGTGGCCGGGTCTGCGCGACGGTGACGAGCCGTACGGCTGGAGCAGCACCGGCGGTGGCTACGCGATCTCGCAGGACTCCGAGCACAAGGAGGCCGCGTTCGAGTTCATCAAGTACCTCTCGAGCGGCAAGCCCCTCGCCGAGCAGCTCGTGGCCTCGGGCGCCGCATCCGCTCGTGACGACCTCGACGACGTGGCGCCGTACTCCGAGGAGCCGCAGCTGCTCCAAGCCGGCGAGGATCTGGCCAACAGCGTGTTCGTCGTGACCGGCGACGGTGCGGACCAGATCGGTCAGGCGGTCGCCACCGCGACCGAGCTGATCCTCAGCGGTTCGGCGAACGGCCAGCAGGCCTACGAGGCGTTCGTGAAGGATGCCACCGAATTGCTCGGACCCTCCCTGGTGAAGGAATGA